The following are from one region of the Paenibacillus sp. JZ16 genome:
- a CDS encoding DinB family protein: protein MNEAYLQLYDYHIWANERLWNHLQSLPEGVFLQEVNLGFKSIAEVFGHLAAAEEVWFARIKEESPPSLAARPFANLEAARQYLSELQTKHHEYLASVGDMGKVVTYHNTAGEAFQNSISEILQQVVNHGTYHRGNITTMLRHLGHKGLITDYIAFLRA from the coding sequence ATGAACGAAGCGTATCTTCAATTGTACGATTATCACATTTGGGCGAACGAAAGACTATGGAACCATCTGCAATCCTTGCCGGAAGGCGTGTTTCTCCAGGAAGTGAATCTGGGCTTCAAATCCATCGCCGAAGTCTTCGGTCACCTTGCGGCTGCGGAGGAAGTTTGGTTTGCCCGGATCAAGGAGGAAAGCCCTCCGTCGCTTGCCGCGAGACCGTTCGCGAATTTGGAAGCAGCTCGTCAATACCTGAGCGAGCTTCAAACCAAGCATCACGAATATTTAGCATCGGTAGGCGATATGGGGAAGGTTGTGACTTACCACAACACAGCGGGTGAGGCATTTCAGAATTCGATTTCGGAGATTCTCCAGCAGGTCGTAAATCATGGAACCTATCATAGAGGCAATATCACGACCATGCTTCGGCATTTGGGACACAAAGGGTTAATAACGGATTACATTGCCTTTTTAAGAGCGTAG
- a CDS encoding carbohydrate ABC transporter permease, whose amino-acid sequence MHKPSLSRKFFLGFNYAFLIGLGLLCFLPIVHILAVSLSSKGAATAGIVKLWPVDFTLSSYQYVLNKPQFMVAMWVTVQRVVLGTGISMLLTLLIAYPLSKEPRDFKFRTQYAWFFVFTTLFSGGLIPRYMTIRDTGLIDTIWALVVPGAVAVFNVILLLNFFRGLPKELEESCFIDGGSYITSLWKIYAPLSLPAMATVTLFTIVGQWNEWFDGLLLMNSPEKYPLSSYLQTVIVQTNLTSINADDAAALSEVSNRTFKAAQIFIGSLPILLLYPFLQRFFVKGIVLGSVKE is encoded by the coding sequence ATGCATAAACCGTCACTCAGCCGCAAATTTTTTCTTGGCTTCAACTACGCTTTTCTGATCGGTCTGGGGCTTCTCTGCTTTCTTCCCATCGTTCATATTCTGGCGGTTTCCCTCAGCTCCAAAGGCGCGGCGACGGCGGGGATCGTGAAGCTGTGGCCCGTTGATTTTACGCTTAGCTCCTATCAGTACGTGCTGAACAAACCGCAATTTATGGTAGCGATGTGGGTCACCGTGCAGCGTGTCGTTCTCGGGACCGGGATCAGTATGCTGCTAACCCTGCTCATCGCTTATCCCCTGTCGAAGGAACCACGGGATTTTAAATTTCGCACGCAATATGCCTGGTTCTTCGTGTTCACCACCCTGTTCTCCGGAGGGTTGATACCGAGGTATATGACAATCAGGGATACAGGTCTGATCGACACGATATGGGCATTGGTCGTCCCGGGTGCTGTAGCAGTGTTCAACGTGATTTTGCTGCTCAATTTTTTTCGCGGCCTGCCCAAGGAACTGGAGGAATCCTGCTTCATTGACGGCGGGAGCTACATCACCAGCCTGTGGAAAATATACGCGCCGCTGTCGCTGCCGGCCATGGCTACCGTTACGCTGTTTACGATCGTCGGCCAATGGAACGAATGGTTTGACGGACTGTTACTGATGAATTCTCCGGAAAAATACCCGTTGTCGAGTTATCTTCAGACCGTTATCGTACAGACCAACCTGACGTCGATCAATGCAGACGATGCCGCGGCCCTTTCCGAAGTATCCAATCGAACGTTTAAAGCCGCTCAAATATTCATCGGCTCACTGCCGATTCTGCTGCTGTATCCCTTTCTCCAGCGTTTTTTCGTCAAAGGTATCGTGCTTGGCAGCGTTAAAGAGTAA